Proteins encoded by one window of Pyxidicoccus trucidator:
- a CDS encoding LamG domain-containing protein: MSLDYVLQQFDAIGPMGARHSIKIDQTFIGSAEIATILRSALDVESLTIDTVTETISRTAERLELFGTTTLNELKDVQVSFLAREREGELSVVLELQLPGGWSFSNVLPNLPSRTGTYQSTTWGAALPEPHFLKQLSLGAGRLIVSSEAYFDERYACDVVPGLNFVGELYPFSGALRTVGSLVKQDDPIPLVGPLKEFRKVYDPMVFLGARLKAPLALGTSNLGPLTLNKSFVYLKAAVDEFQQDPVVTATQAPGIYLLVDAELGGRPVEMIGKYEYSASDSELSLHGRFSDFAVAGFSSLSQTVGVEGFDDDMPEDFPAPEGISLTEFGTTLDLDDASVTALMVGIGSKTNWELFPDVMTLKEVAFTFFVRNPFDRARTLTTTVAGLLAFKKFSLAAFGELPAFRIGAGLPAGETLPLGDVIESFLPGETDLPPFTITRLRATATPKEKAFFLDAAIEDLLSIPVGATAFEVTGLSVLVDYSKARGRARGLVTAQMAIADAVVALSGEVNNGLTLAGSLSNFELKKFWSLVTNGEALPDEVPDIVFETLSFRINTKTGAFSAFGDASVEWDPLTEEGSLKTNVQFSLNRNVTGEPGSRVSSFNASLSVQGQGPVPVAEGLALKAFNLLFSYQTGGSWQLSGGVTAELVDTVLDLQAGYEATQGIQKIKFRAMASPTKTLIDLDGVGSYSFAQFDLLLDRRSGEGGKKKTYFDLRLASTLEIDSLFKLGGYLGISSTAEGKKALVFKPNTGSTTFKIDFPTGEGLGFQGELFEVGLVKESVSAGWSFTGTTILGFTGISGGLAQVLPSKVNAMLVAGKTEARLSAVNVSGSIDFALPRANGKDLGKVVIQLTELGIAVKPQLGMVLEAGLGLPAELNTYLGAQMFRVYQQGNPLTMARTRFTISGTGVAMQFLSSPFTGANTVVVNNEAWFDVDFGQYGAVSFKMPTFVYDGVSQYFEAGGGLKVTRPLALPLAPLKLFLEACGSKAMADIFPDKLPIEGLDLVDKNNDLKVDELVTFLKKAGGVPNEVVTALKQTGKVLNRFPDGFKQYLKIEVPEQLEFKFGFSPAGRISLGMLAPKKPVRVLFPSVVQSYVPMPGLTGIEVRKFSVGTLLSGSLFYGEVDALIDQFDLPSLAVSLMLPRDESFPLPTSDQLQRRIILDDVFCIIPVSQGLPVPLPIFYDELGFEYLGIEGLGLQAHVGFPKPQLDGAAAVAVFQAFSAFFNDRKALLDPNTPPGGVELAFNFHDEFLQAPEYLGAGLLGTKGKNVKVGTWKYIAALMNFGKTFSINDCIGSIPIENRVGSAEYKFAFLKFDADWLLTTPAEFRKGAFQRLELSESDRDDFMTVLPSVASTPTQGQTGNEEGLVAFVRGEVDLEFLRLEAAFGIAASGAMGFNTGFKLGGTFGVSELELSGAVMVNAPLATDVPATQVLPAATVTPSAAQGVQALSFNGKDTWVEIAAADSLVLPEYTIELWIRSAKDQGGEWADIFGIDTRKGGLWRNYFLAVNSKSGFYHHRFTDSGGGNSGPPNTPNGTVSWGQWQHVALTNDGVTAKTYVDGKELASGPVNGALVTFKDSVWVGKVSPQGVPWKGEVAEIRVWKRARSAAEISGGMFERMAADRQDLVSLYRFEEDTGTRAIDLCGRNHGTLTKARFVPSELRLRNPGGVEKQASAAPVTLRHDGLVLNGESDSAFIAQSDRFKTGQYTIEAWVRPDKDPTGSWQCIWGGSGKAPKLFVSNNGIVSHRCTARVKTTSVSTQSVQAPTIKMPGMSIPGMSVPKTTVQTTTSEQVNVLNTGVGVLRFGEWNHLAVTNDGKTCTVFVNGVLSAQGGMPGELVSEAASVNVGRSGDASAQAWFRGSIDDLRYWSVARTAEQISDAMNLLLTGQEAGLVAYYNMDHTAGTQLVDLGANKLHGVVIGGQWALAAAPATQKRAAIQLQGHTHLKVAGRQVMRGDLKLVDDQFWFSGQLDLFPKDWPLSVTGSVEGMVSKQRFYLQGETRNALFGLALSQSRVVMSNDQLRLEGRWLGAYLVLDVSWDKNDPVFKGSVGFKASPRLDFGAVRIGGVKVANNVSISIDVLADVSVVISRQGFSGDITARFKINGKGFELRMGVDIPPADFEQLINWIKQKIIDAPEKYLEHLFADAATWLKNVGSGAIDFAKDSGEAIGKVLSSGYKVSKEGAATLMKGANYATEQVGAALSKGYKATEQEATAALKSAGYAAEQVGNALKSAYSTSVEQAVKLLKGADYAADQVGNALKSAYGTSAEEAAKLLKGAGYAADQVGNALKSAYGTSAEQAAKLLKGAGYAADQVGNALKSAYGTSAEEAAKLLKGADYAADQVGNALKSAYGTSSEQAAKFLKGAGYAADQVGNALKSAYGTSAEEAAKLLKGAGYAADQVGNALKVGWNSSADAIGKALKGAGYGVNEVGNYLKSGFNLGADALSKTLKGAGYASDEISKLFKSLGGEFSKAASKLDPTKW, from the coding sequence ATGTCGCTCGACTACGTGCTCCAGCAATTCGATGCCATCGGTCCCATGGGGGCCCGCCACTCCATCAAGATCGACCAGACCTTCATCGGCTCGGCGGAGATCGCCACCATCCTTCGCTCCGCTCTCGACGTGGAGTCCCTCACGATCGACACGGTCACCGAGACGATCTCCCGGACCGCGGAGCGCCTCGAGCTCTTCGGAACCACGACGCTCAACGAGCTGAAGGACGTCCAGGTGTCCTTCCTGGCCCGGGAGCGCGAGGGAGAGCTCTCCGTGGTCCTGGAGCTCCAGCTCCCAGGAGGTTGGTCCTTCTCCAACGTCCTGCCGAACCTCCCCAGCCGCACCGGCACGTACCAGAGCACCACCTGGGGCGCTGCCCTCCCCGAGCCACACTTCCTGAAGCAGCTCTCCCTGGGCGCCGGCCGGTTGATTGTCAGCAGCGAGGCGTACTTCGACGAGCGCTACGCGTGCGACGTGGTGCCCGGGCTCAACTTCGTCGGAGAGCTCTATCCCTTCTCCGGCGCGCTGCGGACGGTGGGGTCGCTCGTCAAGCAGGACGACCCCATCCCGCTCGTCGGGCCGCTGAAGGAATTCCGGAAGGTGTACGACCCGATGGTGTTCCTCGGGGCCCGCCTCAAGGCGCCGCTCGCGCTCGGCACCTCGAACCTCGGTCCCCTGACGCTCAACAAGTCGTTCGTCTACCTCAAGGCAGCGGTCGACGAGTTCCAGCAGGACCCGGTGGTCACCGCCACTCAGGCGCCGGGGATCTACCTCCTCGTCGACGCCGAGCTCGGAGGGCGTCCGGTCGAGATGATCGGCAAGTACGAGTACTCGGCCAGTGACAGCGAGCTCTCGCTGCATGGACGGTTCTCCGACTTCGCCGTCGCCGGCTTCTCCAGCCTGTCCCAGACCGTGGGGGTGGAGGGCTTCGATGACGACATGCCCGAGGACTTCCCGGCGCCCGAGGGAATCTCCCTCACGGAGTTTGGGACCACGCTCGACCTGGATGACGCCTCCGTCACCGCCTTGATGGTCGGCATCGGGTCGAAGACGAACTGGGAGCTCTTCCCGGACGTGATGACGCTGAAGGAGGTGGCTTTCACCTTCTTCGTGCGCAACCCGTTCGATCGGGCCCGGACGCTCACCACCACCGTCGCCGGGCTCCTCGCGTTCAAGAAGTTCAGCCTCGCCGCGTTCGGAGAGCTGCCCGCGTTCCGCATCGGCGCCGGCCTGCCGGCAGGGGAGACCCTGCCGCTCGGCGACGTGATCGAGTCGTTCCTGCCGGGGGAGACGGACCTCCCGCCCTTCACCATCACCCGCCTCCGTGCGACGGCCACGCCCAAGGAGAAGGCCTTCTTCCTCGACGCGGCGATCGAGGACCTGCTGTCCATCCCCGTCGGCGCGACGGCGTTCGAGGTGACCGGCCTCTCGGTCCTCGTCGACTACAGCAAGGCCCGAGGCCGTGCCCGGGGCCTCGTGACCGCCCAGATGGCCATCGCGGACGCCGTGGTCGCGCTGTCTGGCGAGGTGAACAACGGGCTCACGCTCGCCGGCAGCCTTTCCAACTTCGAGCTGAAGAAGTTCTGGTCCCTCGTCACCAACGGCGAGGCGCTGCCGGACGAGGTGCCCGACATCGTCTTCGAGACGCTCTCCTTCCGCATCAACACGAAGACCGGCGCCTTCTCCGCGTTCGGTGACGCCTCGGTGGAGTGGGACCCACTCACCGAGGAGGGGAGCCTCAAGACGAACGTGCAGTTCTCGCTCAACCGGAACGTCACCGGCGAGCCCGGCTCCCGGGTCTCCTCGTTCAACGCGAGCCTGAGCGTCCAGGGCCAGGGCCCGGTGCCCGTCGCCGAGGGCCTCGCGCTCAAGGCCTTCAACCTCCTGTTCAGCTACCAGACAGGCGGCAGCTGGCAGCTCTCCGGCGGCGTGACTGCCGAGCTCGTCGACACGGTGCTCGACCTCCAGGCGGGCTACGAGGCCACCCAGGGCATCCAGAAGATCAAGTTCCGCGCGATGGCGTCGCCGACGAAGACGCTCATCGACCTCGATGGCGTGGGCTCGTACTCCTTCGCGCAGTTCGACCTCCTGCTCGACCGCCGGAGCGGCGAGGGCGGCAAGAAGAAGACGTACTTCGACCTCCGTCTGGCCTCCACGCTGGAGATCGACTCGCTCTTCAAGCTCGGCGGCTACCTGGGCATCAGCAGCACCGCCGAAGGGAAGAAGGCGCTCGTCTTCAAGCCGAACACGGGTTCCACCACCTTCAAGATCGACTTCCCGACGGGCGAGGGACTCGGCTTCCAGGGCGAGCTCTTCGAGGTCGGACTCGTCAAGGAGTCCGTGAGCGCGGGGTGGAGCTTCACGGGGACGACCATCCTCGGCTTCACCGGCATCTCCGGCGGCCTTGCCCAGGTGCTGCCCTCCAAGGTCAACGCGATGCTCGTCGCCGGGAAGACGGAGGCCCGTCTCTCGGCGGTGAATGTCTCCGGCTCCATCGACTTCGCGCTGCCCAGGGCCAATGGCAAGGACCTCGGCAAGGTGGTCATCCAGCTCACCGAGCTGGGCATCGCCGTCAAGCCGCAGCTCGGGATGGTGCTCGAAGCCGGGCTCGGGCTGCCGGCGGAGCTCAACACGTACCTCGGCGCGCAGATGTTCCGCGTGTACCAGCAGGGGAATCCCCTCACCATGGCCCGCACCCGGTTCACCATCTCGGGAACCGGCGTGGCCATGCAGTTTCTCAGCTCGCCGTTCACTGGCGCCAACACCGTGGTCGTCAACAACGAGGCCTGGTTCGACGTCGACTTCGGCCAGTACGGCGCCGTCAGCTTCAAGATGCCGACGTTCGTCTATGACGGCGTCTCGCAGTACTTCGAGGCGGGTGGCGGGCTGAAGGTCACCCGGCCGCTCGCGCTGCCCCTCGCGCCCCTCAAGCTCTTCCTGGAGGCCTGCGGTTCGAAGGCGATGGCAGACATCTTTCCGGACAAGCTCCCCATCGAGGGGCTCGACCTGGTCGACAAGAACAATGACTTGAAGGTCGACGAGCTCGTCACCTTCCTGAAGAAGGCCGGGGGTGTCCCCAACGAGGTCGTCACCGCGCTGAAGCAGACCGGCAAGGTGCTCAATCGGTTCCCGGACGGGTTCAAGCAGTACCTCAAGATCGAGGTTCCCGAGCAGCTCGAGTTCAAGTTCGGCTTCTCCCCGGCCGGACGCATCAGCCTTGGGATGCTGGCGCCGAAGAAGCCGGTGCGCGTCCTCTTCCCGTCCGTCGTGCAGAGCTACGTGCCCATGCCCGGGCTCACCGGCATCGAGGTGCGGAAGTTCTCCGTGGGCACGCTCCTGTCCGGCTCGCTCTTCTACGGAGAGGTCGACGCGCTCATCGACCAGTTCGACCTCCCGTCGCTCGCCGTCTCGCTGATGCTGCCTCGGGACGAGAGCTTCCCGTTGCCCACCTCGGACCAGCTGCAGCGGCGCATCATCCTGGATGATGTGTTCTGCATCATCCCCGTCTCCCAGGGCCTGCCCGTCCCGCTCCCCATCTTCTATGACGAGCTGGGGTTCGAGTACCTGGGCATCGAGGGCCTGGGGCTCCAGGCCCACGTGGGCTTCCCGAAGCCGCAGCTCGACGGGGCCGCGGCGGTCGCTGTCTTCCAGGCCTTCAGCGCGTTCTTCAACGACCGCAAGGCGCTGCTCGACCCGAACACTCCGCCGGGTGGCGTGGAGCTCGCGTTCAACTTCCATGACGAGTTCCTGCAGGCGCCCGAGTACCTCGGCGCGGGCCTGCTCGGGACGAAGGGAAAGAACGTCAAGGTCGGCACGTGGAAGTACATCGCGGCGTTGATGAACTTCGGGAAGACGTTCTCCATCAATGACTGCATCGGCTCGATTCCCATCGAGAACCGGGTCGGGAGCGCGGAGTACAAATTCGCCTTCCTGAAGTTCGACGCGGACTGGCTGCTCACGACGCCCGCCGAGTTCCGGAAGGGCGCGTTCCAGCGGCTGGAGCTCAGCGAGAGCGACCGTGACGACTTCATGACCGTCCTGCCCTCGGTGGCGAGCACGCCGACGCAGGGCCAGACAGGCAACGAGGAGGGACTCGTCGCCTTCGTTCGCGGCGAGGTGGACCTCGAGTTCCTCCGCCTGGAGGCGGCGTTCGGGATCGCCGCGTCCGGAGCCATGGGCTTCAACACGGGGTTCAAGCTTGGCGGCACCTTCGGCGTCTCCGAGCTGGAGCTCTCCGGCGCCGTCATGGTGAACGCGCCGCTGGCCACGGACGTCCCTGCCACCCAGGTGCTGCCAGCGGCCACGGTCACTCCCAGCGCGGCCCAGGGTGTCCAGGCGCTGTCCTTCAACGGGAAGGACACCTGGGTCGAGATTGCCGCGGCCGACAGCCTGGTCCTGCCCGAGTACACCATCGAGCTGTGGATCCGTTCGGCGAAGGACCAGGGCGGGGAGTGGGCCGATATCTTCGGCATCGACACGCGGAAGGGTGGGCTCTGGAGGAACTACTTCCTCGCGGTCAACTCGAAGTCCGGCTTCTACCACCACCGGTTCACGGACTCCGGCGGGGGGAACTCGGGCCCGCCGAACACGCCCAACGGCACCGTGAGCTGGGGGCAGTGGCAGCACGTGGCGCTGACGAACGACGGCGTCACCGCGAAGACCTATGTCGACGGGAAGGAGCTCGCGAGCGGCCCTGTGAATGGGGCGCTCGTCACGTTCAAGGACTCCGTCTGGGTCGGCAAGGTGTCCCCTCAAGGTGTCCCCTGGAAGGGCGAGGTCGCGGAGATCCGCGTCTGGAAGCGCGCTCGGAGCGCCGCCGAGATTTCGGGCGGCATGTTCGAGCGCATGGCCGCCGACCGCCAGGACCTGGTCTCCCTGTATCGCTTCGAAGAGGACACGGGGACTAGGGCCATCGACCTCTGCGGCCGGAATCACGGCACCCTCACGAAGGCCCGCTTCGTCCCGTCCGAGCTGCGGTTGAGGAACCCGGGCGGCGTCGAGAAGCAGGCCTCGGCGGCGCCCGTGACTCTGCGTCACGACGGGCTCGTCCTCAACGGCGAGAGTGACTCCGCGTTCATCGCGCAGTCGGACAGGTTCAAGACGGGCCAGTACACCATCGAGGCGTGGGTGCGTCCCGACAAGGACCCGACGGGCTCGTGGCAATGCATCTGGGGAGGCAGCGGGAAGGCGCCCAAGCTCTTCGTGAGCAACAACGGGATTGTCTCCCATCGCTGCACCGCGCGCGTCAAGACGACGTCCGTCTCGACCCAATCCGTGCAGGCCCCCACCATCAAGATGCCAGGAATGAGCATTCCTGGCATGAGCGTGCCCAAGACGACGGTGCAGACCACCACGTCGGAACAGGTCAACGTTCTCAATACGGGCGTGGGGGTGCTCCGGTTCGGTGAGTGGAACCACCTCGCCGTCACGAACGACGGAAAGACGTGCACCGTCTTCGTCAACGGAGTCCTCAGCGCCCAGGGCGGGATGCCGGGCGAGCTCGTCTCCGAGGCCGCCTCGGTCAACGTGGGGCGCAGCGGCGACGCCAGCGCGCAGGCCTGGTTCCGCGGCAGCATCGACGACCTGCGGTACTGGTCCGTGGCCCGGACGGCGGAGCAGATCTCGGATGCCATGAACCTGCTCCTCACGGGGCAGGAGGCCGGGCTCGTGGCCTACTACAACATGGACCACACCGCGGGGACGCAGCTCGTCGACCTCGGCGCGAACAAGCTTCATGGCGTGGTCATCGGCGGCCAGTGGGCGCTCGCGGCCGCCCCCGCGACGCAGAAGCGGGCAGCCATCCAGCTCCAGGGCCATACGCACCTCAAGGTGGCCGGTCGTCAGGTCATGCGCGGAGACCTGAAGCTCGTCGATGACCAGTTCTGGTTCAGCGGTCAGCTCGACCTCTTCCCGAAGGACTGGCCCCTGTCGGTGACCGGCTCCGTCGAAGGGATGGTGAGCAAGCAGCGCTTCTACCTGCAGGGAGAGACGCGCAACGCGCTCTTCGGGCTCGCCCTGTCGCAGTCGCGCGTGGTCATGTCCAACGACCAGCTTCGGCTGGAGGGCCGGTGGCTCGGCGCGTACCTGGTGCTCGACGTCTCGTGGGACAAGAACGATCCGGTCTTCAAGGGCTCCGTGGGGTTCAAGGCGTCGCCCCGACTCGACTTCGGCGCGGTTCGCATCGGAGGAGTGAAGGTCGCGAACAACGTCAGCATCTCCATCGATGTCCTGGCGGACGTGTCGGTGGTCATCTCCCGGCAGGGCTTCTCCGGAGACATCACCGCGAGGTTCAAGATCAACGGCAAGGGCTTCGAGCTCCGCATGGGGGTCGACATCCCGCCCGCGGACTTCGAGCAGCTCATCAACTGGATCAAACAGAAGATCATCGACGCGCCGGAGAAGTACCTCGAGCACCTCTTCGCGGATGCGGCGACCTGGCTCAAGAACGTGGGCAGTGGAGCCATCGACTTCGCGAAGGACTCTGGCGAGGCCATCGGCAAAGTCTTGAGCTCCGGCTACAAGGTCTCCAAGGAGGGCGCGGCGACGTTGATGAAGGGCGCCAACTACGCCACCGAGCAGGTCGGCGCGGCCCTGAGCAAGGGGTACAAGGCGACCGAGCAGGAAGCCACGGCCGCATTGAAGAGCGCCGGCTATGCGGCGGAGCAGGTCGGCAATGCCCTCAAGTCGGCGTACAGCACGTCCGTGGAGCAGGCCGTGAAGCTGCTCAAGGGCGCGGACTACGCGGCGGACCAGGTCGGCAACGCGCTCAAGTCCGCGTATGGCACCAGCGCGGAAGAAGCCGCGAAGCTGCTCAAGGGCGCTGGCTACGCGGCGGACCAGGTCGGCAACGCGCTCAAGTCGGCGTATGGCAC